The window TACCATAGAGGCCAAATCCCTGTTGGTCGCGGCCACCACCCTCACATCTACCTGTCGTCGCCGGTGTCCCCCGACGCGCGTCACCTCTTTTTCCTGGAGCACTCGCAGGAGCTTGGCCTGCAGGGGCCAGGGTATTTCCGCCACTTCGTCGAGGAACAAGGTTCCCATGTGGGCCCTCTCTACGATCCCGGCCTTACCCTTCCTGCATGCCCCTGTAAAAGCTCCCTCTTCATAGCCGAAAAATTCACTTTCCCACAGGCCGTCCGGAACGGCGGCACAGTTAACGGCCACAAATTCACCGGGTCGCCCGCTCTCGTTGTGCAGGGCAGAGGCAATCAATTCCTTTCCCACACCGCTCTCACCTATGATAAGTACGGTAGCTTCAGAGGGGGCGACTCGCTGTATCATCGCCTTAATCTTCTGCATATCGGGGTTTACCGTCTTGATATCCTCTAAAAAATACTTGGCCTGCCGCACTGCCAAGGGTCTTCACCTCTATTATTGGCATAGGCATGGCTTTCCGGAATGTACAGCAAGGCGCGCCGGTCGGCAGCCTTCGGGCTCCCTTCATACTTCGGTGTCCGCCTGCCTGTCTCCCCTCCATGTCTCCCTCCCTTCGGCGCCACCCCTATTGTCCTCTTCTTCCGGATAGTGCTCCCTCACATCGTCTATCATGGTCTCAATATGTTCTGCCATTATTTCCGCCGCCCTTTGGGGATCCCGGGCCGCTATGGCCTCTAAAATCAGGGGGTGGTAATATAAGCCGTCTTTACTCCCGCGAAAGGCAACAATCTCCTTCATATGGTGCCGCAGGATATCCTTGGTAATTTGGGCCACCTTAAGTATCAGGGAGTTCTTCGCAGCCCTGGCCACCTCCAGGTGAAAATTGAGGTCCTCTACGGAAAACAGGGAGAGATCCTCCTTAACCTGGCGCATGCGCTCCATAATAGCTTCCAGCCGCTCCAGGTCCTTTTCCGTGCGACG of the Thermanaeromonas sp. C210 genome contains:
- a CDS encoding FadR/GntR family transcriptional regulator; this translates as MAIRRIPKVSVSQAVFEQLRDQIFSGNWPPGSRLPSENELARMLGVSRISVRAALQKLNTLGLVQSRQGGGTFVTDVTVDVYLNPLIPALALGKHDLLEILEFRRVYEVENARLAAMRRTEKDLERLEAIMERMRQVKEDLSLFSVEDLNFHLEVARAAKNSLILKVAQITKDILRHHMKEIVAFRGSKDGLYYHPLILEAIAARDPQRAAEIMAEHIETMIDDVREHYPEEEDNRGGAEGRETWRGDRQADTEV